A window from Chitinophaga filiformis encodes these proteins:
- a CDS encoding class I SAM-dependent methyltransferase, protein MKTGGVNKLSVASTSALVLTYVKSLYEEGLGREYLAHIDFSQVKNLADELSRITPLFREALLLRKRMIRYLIKQLMAQHPRQQVCILAAGLDPLALQLTEYFPEQQLAGIYEVDSANMREKQEIYAAIAFHDERLHTLQADINNTHQLMNTLIDAGYDPQQPALIIFEGIIHYISEEQFLSIMRNFCSRTKTNAVIMDYMVHAEGLPLGSTSKAEEMLDTMESYIGSRLQQFSRKKIQNLLSLLDADQLDIYDMQAAENVLNGQNKIYRGERKGLLEIISFHI, encoded by the coding sequence ATGAAAACTGGTGGTGTGAACAAGCTGAGCGTGGCCTCCACTTCTGCACTGGTACTGACCTATGTCAAAAGTTTGTACGAAGAAGGACTGGGAAGAGAATATCTTGCCCATATTGATTTCAGCCAGGTAAAGAACCTGGCAGATGAATTGAGCCGTATTACTCCTTTATTCCGCGAAGCATTATTACTGAGAAAAAGAATGATCAGGTACCTGATCAAACAACTGATGGCGCAGCATCCCCGTCAGCAGGTGTGTATCCTCGCGGCTGGCCTGGATCCTCTTGCCCTGCAGCTGACAGAATATTTCCCTGAGCAGCAGCTTGCAGGTATTTACGAGGTGGACAGCGCCAATATGCGGGAAAAGCAGGAGATATATGCAGCTATTGCTTTCCACGATGAAAGATTACATACGTTGCAGGCCGACATTAATAATACCCACCAGCTGATGAATACATTGATTGATGCGGGATATGATCCGCAACAGCCGGCATTGATCATATTTGAGGGTATCATACATTATATCTCTGAAGAGCAGTTCCTGAGCATTATGCGGAACTTCTGCTCAAGAACGAAAACAAATGCAGTAATTATGGATTATATGGTCCATGCGGAAGGCTTGCCCCTCGGCTCCACCTCAAAGGCAGAAGAAATGCTGGATACTATGGAGAGTTATATAGGCAGCCGTTTGCAGCAGTTCAGCCGCAAAAAGATACAGAACCTGTTATCACTGCTGGACGCCGATCAGCTGGATATATATGATATGCAGGCTGCTGAAAATGTGCTGAATGGCCAGAACAAGATCTACCGTGGAGAGCGGAAGGGTTTACTGGAGATTATTTCCTTTCATATCTAA
- the pdxA gene encoding 4-hydroxythreonine-4-phosphate dehydrogenase PdxA, translated as MSSNTHTNKPVIGITVGDINSIGAEIIIKTFADNRMLEFCTPVIFASNKTINFYRKLMNENNFNYQSLKDFTRLNHKQVNVFNCWEEEVQITPGVLNEVGGKYAARSLAAAIECLKEGHIQGLITAPIHKKNIQSEQFNYTGHTPYLRDAFEAKDVLMFMTAENMRVGLLTEHVPVADISKYVTKENILAKLQMMRDSLIRDFGIDKPRIAVLGLNPHAGDDGLIGQEEIKEIVPAIQQAKNTGILAFGPYSADAFFARDMHSQFDGVLAMYHDQGLIPFKSLATGSGINYTAGLPIVRTSPDHGTAFDIAGKNLADADSFRQAIFTCLDILEKRETYAENTSNPLKKIELVSEKLA; from the coding sequence ATGAGTAGCAACACCCACACAAATAAACCGGTAATCGGCATTACTGTCGGCGATATCAACAGCATCGGCGCTGAGATCATCATCAAGACCTTTGCAGACAACAGAATGCTGGAGTTTTGTACGCCGGTGATATTTGCTTCCAATAAAACCATCAACTTCTACAGGAAGCTGATGAATGAAAACAACTTCAATTACCAGAGCCTGAAAGACTTCACCCGTCTGAACCACAAACAGGTGAATGTTTTCAACTGCTGGGAGGAAGAAGTACAGATCACCCCCGGCGTTCTGAATGAAGTAGGTGGTAAATATGCAGCCCGTTCATTGGCAGCGGCCATTGAGTGCCTGAAAGAAGGCCATATCCAGGGCCTGATCACCGCTCCTATCCACAAAAAGAATATCCAGAGCGAGCAATTCAATTATACCGGCCATACTCCCTACCTGCGGGATGCTTTCGAAGCGAAAGACGTGCTCATGTTCATGACAGCAGAAAACATGCGGGTGGGCCTGCTCACCGAACATGTGCCGGTGGCAGATATTTCGAAATACGTGACAAAGGAAAATATCCTTGCCAAGCTCCAGATGATGAGGGATAGCCTGATCAGGGACTTTGGGATTGATAAACCCCGGATTGCTGTGCTGGGCCTGAACCCTCATGCCGGAGACGATGGCCTGATAGGACAGGAAGAGATCAAAGAGATCGTCCCCGCTATCCAGCAGGCGAAAAATACAGGCATTCTCGCTTTTGGCCCTTACAGTGCCGATGCATTTTTCGCCCGTGATATGCACAGCCAGTTCGACGGTGTGCTGGCCATGTACCACGATCAGGGCCTGATCCCGTTCAAATCGCTGGCTACCGGCAGCGGCATCAACTATACAGCCGGTCTCCCTATTGTACGCACCTCTCCGGATCATGGTACCGCATTTGACATTGCCGGTAAGAACCTGGCAGATGCCGACTCTTTCCGCCAGGCCATCTTTACCTGCCTGGACATCCTGGAAAAAAGAGAAACATATGCAGAGAATACCAGCAATCCTCTGAAGAAAATAGAACTGGTTTCAGAAAAGTTAGCTTAA